One bacterium DNA segment encodes these proteins:
- a CDS encoding N-acetylmuramic acid 6-phosphate etherase: MSRTRAPENANETSPTERANQRTTDLDQLSTGELVASILLEDAGVASVVQAASPEIERACELLCDTLRAGGRWFNLGAGTSGRIGALDAAEIPPTFGLEAEKVQAMMAGGERALLQAVEGAEDDARQAAEDLAARGFSRADALVAISASGTTPYTVGALEHARKLGATSLAITCAPGSPLAEAAQVAIVAAVGPEVIAGSTRMKGGLAQKMILHTLSTAVMVRLGHVRGNLMTGIRAVNAKLRERALGILVQVTGCTRLEAEQALDSQQGSLEKALAEFESSRRPR; the protein is encoded by the coding sequence ATGTCGCGCACGCGAGCGCCCGAAAACGCCAACGAAACCAGTCCCACCGAACGTGCGAATCAGCGCACGACCGACCTCGACCAGCTTTCGACCGGCGAACTCGTCGCCTCGATACTGCTGGAGGACGCCGGTGTCGCTTCTGTCGTGCAGGCCGCCAGCCCCGAGATCGAGCGCGCGTGTGAACTTCTTTGCGACACACTGAGAGCCGGCGGGCGCTGGTTCAACCTGGGTGCGGGCACCAGCGGGCGCATCGGCGCGCTGGACGCGGCCGAGATTCCTCCGACCTTCGGACTGGAAGCGGAAAAGGTCCAGGCGATGATGGCCGGGGGCGAGCGGGCGCTACTCCAGGCGGTCGAGGGAGCGGAGGACGACGCCCGCCAGGCCGCTGAGGACCTGGCCGCGAGAGGCTTTTCCCGGGCCGACGCTCTGGTGGCGATTTCCGCCAGTGGTACGACGCCCTACACGGTCGGTGCGCTGGAACACGCGCGCAAACTCGGGGCGACGAGTTTGGCGATCACCTGTGCGCCCGGATCACCGCTGGCAGAGGCAGCTCAAGTGGCCATCGTCGCCGCCGTCGGACCGGAAGTCATCGCGGGATCGACGCGCATGAAAGGCGGCCTGGCCCAGAAGATGATCCTGCACACGCTCTCGACCGCGGTGATGGTTCGTCTTGGACACGTGCGGGGAAACCTGATGACGGGGATTCGCGCGGTCAACGCGAAACTGCGCGAACGAGCGCTGGGGATTCTGGTACAGGTCACCGGCTGTACTCGACTGGAGGCTGAGCAGGCACTCGATTCACAACAGGGCTCGCTCGAAAAGGCGCTCGCCGAGTTCGAATCCTCTCGTCGACCGCGCTGA
- a CDS encoding FAD-dependent oxidoreductase, translating into MAALEKQEKGSASARVAVVGAGLAGLAAAHRLGDAGIAVSLFEASGRVGGRLVSENLGGVEFEPALHTLPESAPHLAGLIAELGLGDSVRRVPLDEVSVLGSGSTRRMSTRTCEVLRRHPLRAPRLQRLSNIATWLGGRIDPARPDLETRLDDRSISDFCQVYLGRRVRDKLFAPLFETCFGLDAADTSRQLLFALLSPDGSPRLSLAFGLSALPLALAERLGEVQLDSRVGTVSADGRRLRLTRGEDFEFDATVLAVPGFEVAKLVTELPPAQADVFKRSRYQNALHLAVMADGRLGPPGGITWIPQREGGELAGMINVTPPGTNDASLLLLIARHTLPARHGHRPDDELSSFLLESAERVYPGIRRSLRSKRLIRLEQLVPHFGIGRQREISRLYADPGSDRRLFFCGDYLVAPHLEGALASAQRAADDAIRALEQSP; encoded by the coding sequence TTGGCAGCCCTCGAAAAGCAAGAAAAAGGGAGCGCTTCGGCACGCGTCGCCGTGGTGGGCGCAGGGCTGGCGGGCCTGGCCGCTGCTCACCGGCTCGGGGACGCGGGCATCGCGGTGAGCTTGTTCGAAGCGAGCGGGCGAGTCGGCGGTCGCCTGGTATCGGAAAACCTTGGCGGTGTGGAATTCGAGCCGGCGCTCCACACTCTGCCCGAAAGCGCACCTCATCTGGCCGGGCTGATTGCGGAGCTGGGACTTGGCGACTCTGTACGCCGGGTGCCCCTCGACGAGGTCAGCGTGCTCGGATCGGGCTCGACACGGCGCATGAGTACGCGGACCTGCGAGGTCCTGCGCCGCCATCCGCTGCGCGCTCCGCGTTTGCAGCGCTTGTCCAATATCGCGACCTGGCTGGGCGGCAGGATTGATCCAGCTCGGCCCGATCTCGAGACCCGTCTGGACGACCGCAGCATCTCCGACTTCTGTCAGGTCTACCTGGGTCGGCGCGTGCGCGACAAGCTGTTCGCGCCGCTGTTCGAGACCTGTTTTGGACTCGATGCCGCGGACACTTCACGCCAGTTGTTGTTCGCGCTGCTTTCTCCGGACGGCTCGCCGCGCTTGTCACTCGCGTTCGGGCTGAGCGCATTGCCTCTGGCCCTGGCGGAAAGGCTCGGCGAGGTACAGCTCGATTCCCGGGTCGGTACGGTATCGGCAGACGGACGCAGGCTGCGGCTCACGCGCGGCGAAGACTTTGAGTTCGATGCCACGGTACTGGCCGTGCCCGGGTTCGAAGTCGCCAAGCTGGTGACTGAACTACCGCCGGCTCAGGCCGATGTGTTCAAGCGCTCGCGTTACCAGAATGCCCTGCACCTGGCGGTCATGGCCGACGGACGTTTGGGACCTCCCGGTGGGATTACCTGGATACCGCAGCGCGAGGGTGGCGAACTCGCGGGTATGATCAACGTGACGCCCCCGGGCACGAACGACGCCAGCCTTCTGCTGTTGATCGCGCGGCATACTCTACCGGCACGACACGGGCATCGGCCCGACGACGAGCTTTCGAGCTTTCTACTCGAGTCGGCGGAGCGTGTGTACCCGGGAATTCGCCGCTCGCTGCGCAGCAAGCGACTTATTCGACTCGAACAACTCGTGCCGCATTTCGGCATCGGTCGGCAGCGCGAAATCTCCCGCTTGTACGCCGACCCGGGAAGCGATCGGCGTCTATTCTTCTGTGGCGACTACCTGGTGGCGCCCCATCTCGAAGGTGCGCTGGCCTCGGCCCAGCGCGCCGCAGACGATGCGATCCGCGCTCTCGAACAAAGCCCGTAG